One Polyangiaceae bacterium genomic window carries:
- a CDS encoding MaoC family protein translates to MALDLSSVGFTTEPHSYTYDWKNLALYALGIGAKRDELAYLYEGSPGGIASYPTFAVIPAHPPLFESLVRTGGNLAMVVHGGQKIRSLAKLPPSGTLLTTATIRAIYDMKKLAQVVIDTRSTLGSEPVFETTWAILFRGEGGFSGPRPPADPDEPSMPKDREPSFTHEETTSPEQALLYRQLGDYNPLHADPEFAASVGFPQGPILHGLCTYGFAARAVIKHLAGGDASRLRMMSAQFRRPVWPGDTIVTQGFLLEGGKVALHASVKGRSEPVLTSGYAEIV, encoded by the coding sequence ATGGCGCTGGATCTTTCGAGCGTCGGTTTCACCACGGAACCGCACTCGTACACGTACGATTGGAAAAACCTTGCCTTGTATGCGCTCGGCATCGGCGCCAAGCGCGACGAGCTTGCGTATCTCTACGAAGGCAGTCCCGGCGGCATCGCGTCGTATCCGACGTTCGCCGTCATCCCTGCGCATCCGCCGCTCTTCGAGTCGCTCGTACGCACCGGGGGCAACTTGGCCATGGTGGTGCACGGCGGTCAAAAAATTCGTTCACTCGCAAAGCTTCCGCCTTCGGGCACGCTGCTCACGACGGCGACCATCCGCGCCATCTACGACATGAAAAAGCTCGCGCAGGTCGTCATCGACACGCGAAGCACGCTCGGCTCCGAACCCGTCTTCGAGACGACGTGGGCGATCTTGTTTCGTGGCGAAGGAGGTTTTTCCGGGCCACGCCCGCCGGCGGACCCGGACGAACCCTCGATGCCCAAGGATCGCGAGCCTTCCTTTACGCACGAAGAAACCACGTCACCCGAGCAAGCTCTGCTTTACCGGCAGCTCGGCGACTACAACCCCTTGCATGCGGACCCCGAGTTTGCTGCGTCGGTTGGTTTTCCGCAGGGCCCGATTCTGCACGGCCTCTGCACCTATGGATTTGCCGCTCGCGCCGTCATCAAGCACCTTGCGGGCGGAGACGCATCGCGGCTGCGCATGATGTCCGCACAATTTCGAAGACCCGTCTGGCCCGGCGATACGATCGTCACGCAGGGCTTCCTTCTCGAAGGCGGAAAAGTGGCGCTCCATGCGAGCGTCAAGGGACGATCGGAGCCTGTTCTGACGAGCGGCTACGCGGAGATCGTCTAA
- a CDS encoding peptidylprolyl isomerase, producing the protein MSKETDKKRKDEEDPELDEEQDEEEEEEEEDGEEEGEEDEDEDEEEEDDEEASDDTSKAASADDADEADDEDEEEEDDEEDDEEDDEEDAHGETEGQDAGAHGDEEDPYWWTPHVVLGVLVLVGILGFFGMFNKPLGFLAAKPAGAPATETTTAAAPATPPQPATPPRPQPMQNQPQREMFGAKHFLVMYKGSMRAPATITRTKEEAKARAEEALKKVKGGKKFEEIVAEYSDEPGAGQRGGDLGTFPKGAMVPQFQEGLEKIKVGEVSGLVETPFGYHVILRTK; encoded by the coding sequence ATGAGCAAAGAGACCGACAAAAAGCGCAAGGACGAAGAAGATCCGGAGCTCGACGAAGAGCAAGACGAAGAAGAGGAAGAGGAAGAAGAAGACGGCGAGGAAGAGGGCGAAGAGGACGAGGACGAGGACGAAGAGGAAGAGGACGACGAAGAAGCGTCCGACGATACCTCCAAGGCTGCTTCAGCAGATGATGCCGATGAAGCGGACGACGAGGACGAAGAGGAAGAGGACGACGAAGAAGACGACGAAGAGGACGACGAAGAGGACGCTCACGGGGAAACCGAAGGGCAGGATGCGGGTGCCCATGGGGACGAAGAGGATCCCTACTGGTGGACGCCTCACGTTGTTCTTGGCGTGCTGGTTCTCGTCGGCATCCTTGGCTTCTTCGGCATGTTCAACAAGCCTCTCGGATTCCTCGCGGCCAAACCCGCCGGCGCTCCTGCGACCGAGACGACGACGGCGGCAGCGCCTGCAACGCCTCCGCAGCCCGCAACGCCTCCGCGTCCTCAGCCGATGCAGAATCAACCGCAGCGCGAGATGTTTGGCGCGAAGCACTTCTTGGTGATGTACAAGGGCAGCATGCGTGCGCCTGCGACCATCACGCGCACCAAGGAAGAAGCCAAAGCGCGCGCTGAAGAGGCGCTGAAGAAGGTCAAGGGCGGCAAGAAGTTCGAAGAGATTGTCGCCGAGTACTCGGACGAACCGGGCGCGGGGCAACGCGGCGGCGATCTCGGCACCTTCCCCAAAGGCGCCATGGTGCCTCAGTTCCAAGAAGGCTTGGAGAAGATCAAGGTCGGTGAAGTCAGCGGCCTTGTCGAAACGCCCTTCGGCTACCACGTCATTTTGAGGACGAAGTAG
- a CDS encoding prepilin-type N-terminal cleavage/methylation domain-containing protein, with protein sequence MRGFTLTEVMVVVFMIAVLAAVAAPSFIKVMRDTSLSRLNMQFAEIYRKAYIESAEQSTYLVRWTGGNEPNIELVKATLDTPFPTLVSPRRCNAIDWTDPAHLRQVLNIRTKSIPQYASVGYLTNTNEEKPKADVCYSQRRAYVRYDEGVFTDMPGAGRIYVKNLQSNVMRRVLIPSYGLPRLIQ encoded by the coding sequence TTGCGCGGCTTCACGCTGACTGAAGTGATGGTGGTGGTCTTCATGATCGCGGTGCTCGCGGCCGTTGCTGCGCCGTCGTTCATCAAGGTCATGCGCGACACGAGCCTCAGTCGGCTCAACATGCAATTTGCCGAGATTTACCGCAAGGCATACATCGAATCTGCCGAGCAATCGACGTATCTCGTGAGGTGGACGGGCGGCAATGAACCTAATATTGAATTGGTCAAGGCGACGCTCGATACGCCGTTTCCGACGCTGGTATCGCCGAGGCGTTGCAATGCGATCGATTGGACCGATCCTGCGCATCTGCGACAAGTGCTGAATATCAGAACGAAGTCTATTCCTCAATATGCTTCGGTAGGGTATTTGACCAATACGAACGAAGAAAAACCGAAGGCCGACGTTTGTTATTCTCAGCGTCGAGCCTACGTGCGTTACGATGAAGGGGTATTCACCGACATGCCCGGAGCTGGGAGGATTTACGTAAAAAACCTCCAGTCGAACGTGATGCGTCGCGTGCTCATTCCTTCCTACGGATTGCCGAGGTTGATCCAATGA
- a CDS encoding prepilin-type cleavage/methylation domain-containing protein, whose amino-acid sequence MKGSRGYSVIEVMMALGVLAVGTTGVIALQKVSLVGNTNARMADAARQVAGTWVERLKSDSLQWNDPMGMPDLADTRWLNVAGVYNAQNPPNAASWVLAPEIPNWSSPLADVHGADSFSGAPVSDGVFCTHLQLARAVEKPYSLGGQTHPIAIRAIVRVVWRRDLSPMTECRTTAPADIETNDGRYGFYYVSTMIGQEEASN is encoded by the coding sequence ATGAAGGGTTCACGAGGATATTCAGTCATCGAAGTCATGATGGCGCTCGGCGTTTTGGCCGTCGGGACGACGGGCGTGATTGCGCTGCAAAAGGTGTCGCTCGTCGGAAATACGAACGCTCGAATGGCGGATGCGGCCAGGCAAGTGGCGGGGACGTGGGTCGAACGGCTCAAGTCGGACTCGCTTCAATGGAACGATCCGATGGGCATGCCGGATCTCGCCGATACGCGGTGGCTCAATGTCGCAGGCGTGTACAATGCGCAAAACCCGCCGAATGCAGCGAGTTGGGTGCTTGCGCCCGAGATTCCCAATTGGAGCTCGCCGTTGGCCGACGTTCATGGAGCCGATAGTTTTTCCGGTGCGCCGGTATCGGATGGCGTGTTTTGCACGCATTTACAATTGGCGCGCGCCGTCGAAAAACCCTATTCGCTCGGGGGGCAGACGCATCCCATTGCGATTCGAGCCATCGTGCGCGTGGTTTGGCGTCGCGATCTCTCGCCAATGACGGAATGTCGCACGACGGCCCCGGCGGACATCGAAACCAACGATGGTCGCTACGGCTTTTATTACGTTTCGACGATGATCGGGCAAGAGGAGGCATCGAACTGA
- a CDS encoding prepilin-type N-terminal cleavage/methylation domain-containing protein has translation MRISRVLKALSARSPASVSARGFTLVELLVAIAAGSLVATAAVLLSKNAVRLFQEEARMSYAQMAVANGLGRIGIDIEHAGRNTTKNPRTDVRVCWLGIADWPTGMRRLAPVHIELLPDLPQNAGNDIRNERITIAGDMDSGDNWVMNTTLPGATGATIVLQPQSRAVRRLTALANGGDITPRLQEIFRAGRILHIEGPTSDYYGRIKGFSVSGAPVDAISVALEATPTVPMQPQSLLPCAIKGFGSGFPVHVISRVRYEVRSVVNDAAFADYVQPINMVVGDDIRTELIRSELAPDDTVMPGTEELITEFALGMRFGLTALAINSQPDNPILERFPILDPSPNSEIYTIAGPADVIGSRPESIRSVHVRLSTRSRAPDRPTALPGQAGRPYRFFVSTAKGAEKFARVRTLEREFNLVNMKGGFR, from the coding sequence ATGCGTATTTCTCGCGTTTTGAAGGCGCTCTCCGCGCGCTCGCCCGCCAGCGTCTCTGCGCGTGGTTTTACGCTCGTCGAGCTTTTGGTTGCCATTGCAGCCGGATCGCTCGTCGCCACGGCAGCCGTGCTTCTATCGAAAAACGCCGTGCGCCTCTTCCAGGAAGAAGCGCGCATGTCGTACGCTCAAATGGCCGTGGCCAACGGCCTCGGACGGATTGGAATCGACATCGAGCACGCTGGGCGCAATACGACGAAAAACCCGCGTACCGACGTGCGCGTATGCTGGCTCGGCATTGCCGATTGGCCCACCGGAATGCGACGCCTCGCGCCCGTACATATCGAGCTTCTGCCGGATTTGCCGCAGAATGCCGGAAACGATATTCGTAACGAACGCATTACCATCGCCGGCGATATGGATTCGGGCGACAACTGGGTCATGAATACGACCCTGCCTGGTGCGACGGGCGCAACCATCGTCCTGCAACCGCAAAGCCGCGCGGTGCGCCGTTTGACCGCGCTCGCGAATGGCGGCGACATCACGCCGCGTTTACAAGAAATCTTTCGCGCAGGCCGCATCCTGCACATCGAAGGACCGACGAGCGATTATTATGGTCGCATCAAAGGGTTTTCGGTATCGGGCGCTCCCGTCGACGCCATTTCCGTGGCGCTCGAAGCCACACCCACCGTTCCCATGCAGCCGCAAAGCTTGTTGCCTTGTGCCATCAAAGGGTTTGGCAGCGGATTCCCCGTTCACGTCATTTCACGCGTCCGATACGAAGTTCGCTCGGTCGTCAACGACGCCGCTTTCGCCGATTACGTTCAACCCATCAATATGGTCGTCGGGGACGATATTCGCACCGAGCTGATTCGTTCCGAGCTCGCGCCGGACGATACGGTCATGCCCGGAACCGAAGAGCTCATTACCGAGTTTGCCCTGGGAATGCGTTTTGGTCTGACGGCGCTCGCCATCAATTCGCAGCCGGACAATCCCATTCTCGAACGTTTCCCCATTCTCGATCCATCGCCGAACAGCGAAATTTACACGATCGCCGGCCCGGCCGATGTCATTGGCTCGCGGCCTGAAAGCATTCGTTCCGTTCACGTGCGCCTTTCGACGAGGTCGCGTGCACCCGATCGACCCACCGCATTGCCCGGACAAGCAGGGCGTCCTTATCGGTTTTTCGTGAGCACGGCCAAAGGAGCCGAAAAGTTTGCCCGCGTGCGCACGCTCGAGCGTGAGTTCAACCTGGTCAACATGAAGGGAGGATTTCGATGA
- a CDS encoding pilus assembly PilX N-terminal domain-containing protein → MKSRIRNRAIRRRDERGATVFVVVLVLAMLTGIGLFAAQASSIATSTTGAARVSTQSRYFAETAMNSVMAKLSRDLGSHVNFLAKQNSKVCLGQLADPFYPQCSQFGRGYIEQELGLLLFQGYDEQTGAHGTLGRIPDTNADMLVEMNDLFRVDRPISGFDYTSAGAANVNFMSVMLHGTGRIRQTPAGGTARTLANTTFRAELIVGPVGGP, encoded by the coding sequence ATGAAATCCCGCATTCGGAATCGCGCAATTCGGAGGCGTGACGAACGCGGCGCGACCGTATTCGTCGTCGTCCTCGTCCTCGCCATGCTCACGGGCATTGGACTCTTTGCCGCGCAGGCCAGCAGCATTGCCACGAGCACCACGGGCGCGGCACGCGTATCGACGCAAAGTCGCTACTTCGCAGAAACCGCCATGAATTCCGTAATGGCCAAACTCTCGCGCGACCTCGGCTCGCACGTCAACTTTCTCGCCAAGCAAAACTCGAAGGTTTGTCTAGGACAACTAGCCGATCCATTTTATCCCCAATGCTCACAGTTTGGCCGGGGATACATCGAGCAAGAGCTCGGCCTCTTGCTGTTCCAGGGGTACGACGAACAAACAGGCGCCCACGGAACGCTCGGACGCATTCCAGACACGAACGCCGACATGCTCGTGGAAATGAATGACCTGTTCCGTGTCGACCGACCCATCAGCGGATTCGATTACACATCGGCCGGCGCAGCCAATGTCAATTTCATGAGCGTCATGCTGCACGGTACGGGTCGCATCCGACAAACCCCGGCCGGTGGCACGGCCAGAACGCTCGCCAATACCACTTTCCGCGCCGAACTCATTGTCGGGCCCGTCGGCGGCCCCTGA
- the gcvT gene encoding glycine cleavage system aminomethyltransferase GcvT, whose protein sequence is MSTSAVTPAELQKTPLHAEHVALGGRMVPFAGWEMPVQYSGITEEHRAVRSAAGIFDASHMGELILSGEHAMSVVNYLITNDVARLVDGQALYTVACNDTGTILDDLIIYRISQTKWLVVCNASNREKIAAHFRAAAENHCDFEDASDRTALIALQGPKAFEVLALAGGDGPALAELPSFHFRDVSLANVHCTVARTGYTGEDGVEIFCPTDGAVQIFRTLVALGTPLGLLPAGLAARDTLRLEARLSLYGNEIDETTNPLEAGLGWVVKFSKGDFLGRSALERIKAAGLSRKLVGFEMVGRGIARHGYPLLSKEGVKVGVCTSGGPGPTVNKNIGLGYLPAPMTEIGTQFVVDCRGRSVEAVVVKTPFYKRS, encoded by the coding sequence GTGTCGACCTCCGCCGTAACTCCTGCCGAACTCCAAAAGACGCCCCTCCATGCCGAGCACGTTGCGCTCGGTGGACGAATGGTTCCGTTCGCTGGCTGGGAAATGCCGGTGCAGTACTCGGGCATCACCGAAGAACACCGCGCCGTCCGTAGCGCTGCGGGCATCTTCGACGCCTCCCACATGGGCGAGCTCATCTTGAGTGGCGAGCACGCCATGAGCGTCGTCAATTATTTGATCACCAACGATGTCGCTCGACTCGTCGACGGCCAAGCGCTCTACACCGTCGCTTGCAACGATACCGGAACCATCCTCGACGATCTCATCATCTACCGCATCTCGCAGACCAAGTGGCTCGTCGTCTGCAACGCATCCAATCGCGAAAAGATCGCCGCGCACTTCCGCGCCGCAGCGGAGAATCACTGCGACTTCGAAGACGCTTCGGACAGGACCGCCCTCATCGCGCTCCAAGGTCCCAAGGCATTCGAAGTGCTCGCCCTCGCCGGCGGAGACGGCCCTGCGCTCGCAGAATTGCCGTCGTTTCACTTCCGCGACGTGTCGCTCGCCAACGTGCATTGCACCGTTGCACGCACCGGTTACACCGGCGAAGACGGCGTCGAAATCTTCTGCCCCACCGACGGCGCCGTGCAGATCTTCCGCACCCTCGTCGCACTCGGCACACCACTTGGACTGCTCCCCGCAGGCCTCGCCGCTCGCGACACCTTGCGCCTCGAAGCGCGCCTATCGCTCTACGGCAACGAGATCGACGAAACGACAAACCCACTCGAAGCGGGTCTTGGTTGGGTCGTGAAGTTTTCCAAAGGAGACTTCCTCGGTCGCTCGGCGCTCGAACGCATCAAGGCGGCAGGTTTGTCCCGGAAGCTCGTGGGCTTCGAAATGGTCGGTCGAGGCATCGCGAGGCACGGTTACCCGCTGCTCAGCAAAGAAGGCGTCAAGGTCGGTGTGTGCACCAGCGGCGGCCCAGGGCCCACCGTCAACAAGAACATCGGCCTTGGGTATCTCCCCGCGCCCATGACCGAAATCGGAACCCAATTCGTCGTCGACTGCCGCGGTCGCTCGGTCGAAGCAGTCGTCGTCAAAACACCCTTTTACAAGCGTTCGTGA
- the gcvH gene encoding glycine cleavage system protein GcvH gives MATDVRSDRRYTKDHEWAKRQDDKVYIGVTAFAVDQLGDITLVNIDVKPGEVITAGKAFGTIESVKTLSDLFAPISGKVVHINDKLENTPELVNEDCYEKAWMIALEPSDPNELDQLLDHGAYEELLKTAAH, from the coding sequence ATGGCAACGGATGTACGTTCGGATCGTAGGTACACAAAGGATCACGAGTGGGCGAAGCGGCAAGACGACAAGGTGTACATCGGCGTCACCGCGTTCGCCGTCGATCAGCTCGGCGACATCACGCTCGTCAACATCGACGTCAAGCCCGGTGAAGTCATCACCGCGGGCAAGGCGTTCGGCACCATCGAGAGTGTCAAGACGCTGAGCGATCTCTTTGCGCCCATCAGTGGCAAAGTCGTGCACATCAACGACAAGCTCGAAAACACGCCCGAGCTCGTCAACGAAGACTGTTACGAGAAGGCGTGGATGATTGCGCTCGAGCCGTCGGATCCGAACGAGCTCGACCAATTGCTCGATCACGGCGCCTACGAAGAATTGCTGAAAACGGCCGCTCACTAG
- the gcvPA gene encoding aminomethyl-transferring glycine dehydrogenase subunit GcvPA has translation MRYLPHTSEEIALMLEAVGLSSLEALHAPIPERARLKKPLDMLPAMDEPSLMRHLEELAGKNRAASMLSFLGAGAYDHHFPPAADQLLLRSEFYTAYTPYQPEVAQGTLQVIYEFQTIVSEIFGLPVANASMYDGASAAAEAVLMARRLVGREHTVISAGVHPEYVQTIETHVRQIGHGTKSLTMVPVAANGSADIAALCAAVTNETACVVVGYPNFYGSIADLRELAKVVHEKGALLITTTQDPFALALLEPPGAFGADIAVGEGQPLGLPPQFGGPGVGLFACRDDRKYLQQIPGRLVGETVDKNGNRGYVLTLATREQHIRRDRATSNICTNSGLCATAMTIKMCMLGKKGFIEAARQCLAKAEYLKTKIADLPGYSLPLGAPTFNEFVVRVRGGSAQKLCTALAEKGIIAGFDLGRFFKDRQSDLLVAVTERHTREDLDRFVDALAAYSCLTP, from the coding sequence ATGCGCTACCTCCCCCACACCTCCGAGGAGATCGCTTTGATGCTCGAGGCCGTTGGCCTTTCGTCGCTCGAAGCGCTCCACGCCCCGATCCCCGAACGCGCACGCCTGAAGAAGCCTCTCGACATGCTTCCGGCGATGGACGAGCCGTCGCTCATGCGGCACCTCGAGGAGCTGGCCGGGAAAAACCGTGCCGCCTCCATGCTCTCGTTCCTCGGCGCCGGAGCCTACGACCATCACTTCCCGCCTGCTGCCGATCAGCTCCTTTTGCGCAGCGAGTTCTACACGGCGTACACGCCGTACCAACCCGAAGTCGCGCAAGGCACGCTGCAGGTCATCTACGAGTTTCAGACGATCGTCAGCGAAATCTTCGGCCTCCCCGTTGCCAATGCATCCATGTACGACGGCGCCAGTGCCGCGGCCGAAGCTGTCCTGATGGCGCGAAGGCTCGTCGGTCGCGAGCACACGGTCATTTCGGCAGGTGTGCATCCCGAATACGTGCAGACCATCGAAACGCACGTGCGGCAGATTGGGCACGGCACGAAATCGCTGACGATGGTGCCCGTTGCTGCGAATGGTTCCGCGGACATTGCGGCGCTTTGCGCGGCCGTGACGAATGAAACGGCGTGCGTGGTCGTCGGTTATCCCAACTTCTACGGTTCGATTGCGGATTTGCGCGAGCTCGCCAAAGTCGTGCACGAAAAAGGCGCGCTGCTCATTACGACGACGCAGGATCCCTTTGCATTGGCGCTGCTCGAGCCTCCCGGGGCATTCGGCGCGGACATTGCCGTGGGAGAAGGTCAGCCGCTTGGATTGCCTCCTCAATTCGGAGGTCCGGGCGTTGGGCTTTTTGCGTGCCGAGACGATCGCAAATACCTGCAGCAAATCCCCGGCAGGTTGGTCGGAGAAACCGTCGATAAAAATGGCAATCGCGGGTATGTGCTCACGCTTGCCACGCGTGAACAACACATTCGTCGCGATCGCGCGACGAGCAACATTTGCACGAACAGTGGTCTATGCGCGACGGCGATGACCATCAAAATGTGCATGCTCGGCAAAAAAGGTTTCATCGAGGCTGCGCGTCAATGCCTCGCCAAGGCCGAGTACCTGAAAACGAAGATTGCCGACTTACCGGGGTATTCGCTGCCGCTCGGAGCGCCGACGTTCAATGAATTCGTCGTGCGGGTGCGTGGAGGCTCCGCGCAGAAGCTTTGCACGGCGCTTGCGGAAAAAGGCATCATTGCCGGTTTCGACCTCGGTCGATTCTTCAAGGACCGCCAGAGCGATTTGCTCGTGGCGGTCACCGAGCGCCATACGCGTGAGGATTTGGATCGATTCGTCGACGCGCTCGCGGCGTATTCCTGCCTCACCCCCTAG
- a CDS encoding AAA family ATPase, whose amino-acid sequence MYLKKIGIENIRSIEHLMWEVSKDDAAGWHVIIGDNGAGKSTVLRAIALALVGPREAPALRQDWNDWLKRGTNKGEIWLAVDWEPKFDRFSGKGNKPSPTKQNVNLTLAIMRADPATVVLHVPDVIPAADRHVWGPGAGWFSASYGPFRRFSGGDKDQEKLFYSNPKLARHLSVFGESIALSECLVWLKNLHYKFLEGDPEGDLLEPVKKFVNQSDFLPHDTRLESVSSKGVRFVDGNRCEVDVESLSDGYRSILSMTFELIRQLAATYGADAIFAKDDPTKIVVPGVVLVDEIDAHLHPTWQRRIGQWFCDHFPMIQFIVTTHSPLVCQSAYKGSIFRLPRPGSEEKPAMVTGLERDRLLYGNVLDAYGTGAFGDVAAQSDKALEMLERLAMLNQKELTEGLTRAERQEQRKLRAILPTAASAMPEDDE is encoded by the coding sequence GTGTACCTGAAGAAAATCGGGATCGAAAACATCCGCTCCATCGAGCATCTCATGTGGGAAGTCTCGAAAGATGATGCGGCGGGATGGCACGTCATCATTGGTGATAACGGGGCAGGGAAGAGCACCGTGCTTCGCGCAATTGCACTGGCGCTCGTGGGACCTCGTGAGGCACCTGCGCTCCGGCAGGATTGGAATGATTGGCTGAAGCGAGGAACGAATAAGGGTGAGATTTGGCTTGCCGTTGACTGGGAGCCAAAGTTTGACAGATTTTCCGGCAAGGGGAATAAGCCATCGCCAACCAAGCAAAATGTCAATTTGACTCTGGCAATTATGCGTGCGGATCCTGCAACTGTGGTACTGCACGTGCCTGATGTAATACCAGCAGCCGATCGTCATGTGTGGGGACCAGGTGCAGGATGGTTTTCCGCATCATATGGCCCATTCCGCCGCTTCAGTGGTGGCGACAAGGATCAAGAGAAACTTTTCTATTCGAATCCAAAACTAGCACGGCATTTGTCGGTTTTTGGTGAATCGATTGCGTTGAGCGAATGCCTAGTATGGCTCAAAAACTTGCACTATAAGTTTCTCGAAGGCGATCCGGAAGGCGATTTGCTCGAACCCGTAAAAAAATTCGTCAACCAAAGCGATTTTCTGCCGCACGACACACGACTCGAATCCGTGTCCTCCAAAGGTGTTCGCTTCGTCGACGGCAATCGCTGCGAGGTGGATGTCGAGAGCTTGAGTGACGGGTATCGCTCGATTCTCAGCATGACCTTCGAGCTGATTCGGCAACTTGCGGCAACCTATGGTGCAGATGCTATTTTTGCCAAAGACGATCCCACCAAGATCGTCGTTCCCGGCGTCGTATTGGTCGACGAGATCGATGCGCACCTGCATCCAACATGGCAACGCCGCATTGGGCAATGGTTTTGCGATCATTTTCCGATGATTCAGTTCATCGTGACCACGCATAGCCCGCTCGTTTGCCAATCCGCCTACAAGGGCAGCATTTTTCGGCTTCCTCGACCAGGAAGTGAAGAAAAGCCGGCAATGGTGACCGGGCTCGAGCGGGACAGGCTTCTCTACGGTAATGTTTTGGATGCTTATGGCACGGGAGCATTCGGTGATGTCGCAGCGCAATCGGACAAGGCGCTGGAAATGCTCGAACGACTCGCCATGCTGAACCAAAAGGAGCTCACGGAGGGGTTGACGCGAGCAGAACGGCAAGAGCAAAGGAAACTGCGCGCAATTCTCCCCACGGCTGCCTCTGCGATGCCGGAGGATGACGAATGA
- a CDS encoding class D beta-lactamase, with amino-acid sequence MTRIDAARWIRGGFWAAGVGILAEHCSLVGAFHHQKWRASLPVETHRASMRVMRTILVFLGVSMLAGCGGANEAKPVAQAATKPIDTRDFFGEARGCFSMRELGNGETFEMGGDECGERSLPASTFKIPNAIIALDTGVLKDEKTILKWDGKKRWNDNWNRDHALPTAMWHSVVPFFQEIATQVGAERYRTYLSAFHYGNADPSGDVTLFWLENGRLSISPREQVSFLASMYEGKLRVSTRAVDLVKATLELRGEAKEHVRDRLPFVDRIAENVVLSGKTGSAMPDSGEIGPLDVVGWFVGAVERDGRRWVFACRLRSGDGKKIGTEAARIAYEILKSRGMV; translated from the coding sequence ATGACGAGAATCGACGCAGCTCGATGGATTCGCGGAGGCTTTTGGGCTGCGGGCGTGGGCATCCTCGCCGAGCACTGTAGCTTGGTCGGGGCGTTTCATCATCAAAAATGGCGCGCGTCTTTGCCTGTCGAGACGCACCGTGCCAGCATGCGCGTCATGCGAACGATTCTGGTTTTCCTCGGTGTCTCGATGCTTGCCGGATGCGGCGGAGCAAACGAGGCAAAGCCCGTCGCCCAGGCAGCGACCAAGCCCATCGATACGCGTGACTTTTTCGGTGAAGCGCGGGGCTGCTTTTCGATGCGCGAGCTTGGCAATGGCGAAACGTTCGAGATGGGTGGGGACGAATGCGGCGAGCGATCCTTGCCGGCATCGACGTTCAAGATACCGAATGCGATCATCGCACTGGATACGGGCGTCTTGAAGGACGAAAAGACCATTTTGAAATGGGACGGCAAGAAGCGCTGGAATGACAATTGGAATCGCGATCATGCCTTGCCGACGGCGATGTGGCATTCGGTGGTTCCGTTTTTTCAAGAGATTGCAACGCAGGTGGGTGCCGAGCGTTATCGGACGTATCTATCGGCATTCCATTATGGCAATGCGGATCCTTCGGGGGATGTGACGCTGTTTTGGCTGGAGAACGGGCGCCTTTCCATATCGCCTCGGGAGCAGGTTTCTTTTTTGGCATCGATGTACGAAGGGAAGCTGCGCGTGTCGACGCGAGCGGTCGATTTGGTAAAAGCAACGTTGGAATTGCGGGGCGAGGCGAAGGAGCACGTGCGTGATCGATTGCCGTTCGTGGATCGGATTGCTGAAAACGTGGTGCTGAGTGGCAAGACGGGAAGCGCAATGCCCGACAGTGGGGAGATCGGTCCATTGGATGTGGTGGGTTGGTTCGTGGGAGCTGTGGAGCGAGATGGTCGGAGGTGGGTATTTGCGTGTCGTTTGCGGTCGGGAGATGGAAAGAAGATTGGGACGGAGGCGGCGAGAATTGCATATGAGATATTGAAGTCGCGGGGGATGGTGTAA